The Flavobacterium psychrophilum genome includes a region encoding these proteins:
- a CDS encoding S-adenosylmethionine tRNA ribosyltransferase: MKLSNFNFNLPKELLAEFPAENRDEARLMVIDRKTKTIEHKLFKDVLDYFDEGDVMVLNNTKVFPARLYGNKEKTGARIEVFLLRELNSEQRLWDVLVDPARKIRIGNKLYFGDDDSLVAEVIDNTTSRGRTLRFLYDGSYEEFRNKLTELGETPIPKYINREVVPEDAERYQTIYAKEEGAVAAPTAGLHFSKHLLKRLEIKGVDFAEITLHVGLGTFNPVEVEDLSKHKMDSEELIISQEACDIVNKAKAAKHKICAVGTTTMRAMESSVSSAKTLNPYVGWTNKFIFPPYDFSVADCMITNFHTPKSTLLMMISAFMGHDLMRKAYDEAIKEGYRFYTYGDAMLIL, encoded by the coding sequence ATGAAATTATCTAACTTCAATTTCAACCTGCCAAAAGAACTTCTTGCTGAGTTTCCTGCTGAAAACAGGGACGAAGCTCGTCTTATGGTAATAGACAGGAAAACTAAAACTATTGAACACAAGCTGTTTAAGGATGTATTGGATTATTTTGATGAAGGAGATGTAATGGTGCTTAACAATACTAAAGTTTTCCCTGCGCGCCTTTATGGTAACAAAGAGAAAACCGGAGCGAGAATTGAGGTTTTCCTTTTAAGGGAACTTAACTCTGAGCAACGCCTTTGGGATGTATTGGTAGACCCTGCAAGAAAAATAAGGATAGGAAACAAATTATATTTTGGAGATGACGATTCTCTTGTGGCTGAGGTAATTGATAACACAACGTCACGTGGAAGAACATTACGTTTTCTTTATGATGGTTCGTACGAAGAGTTCCGTAACAAGCTTACAGAACTTGGAGAAACGCCAATACCTAAGTACATAAACCGTGAGGTAGTGCCGGAAGATGCTGAGCGTTACCAGACTATCTATGCTAAAGAAGAAGGAGCTGTTGCAGCACCAACTGCAGGTCTTCACTTCTCTAAACACCTTCTTAAAAGGTTAGAGATTAAAGGTGTAGACTTCGCTGAAATTACACTTCACGTTGGGCTTGGTACTTTTAACCCTGTTGAGGTAGAAGATCTTTCTAAGCACAAAATGGACTCAGAAGAGCTTATCATTAGCCAGGAAGCATGTGATATTGTAAACAAGGCTAAAGCTGCCAAGCATAAAATATGTGCTGTAGGTACTACTACAATGCGTGCTATGGAAAGCTCTGTATCATCTGCTAAAACACTTAATCCTTATGTTGGATGGACAAACAAGTTTATCTTCCCTCCATATGATTTTAGCGTGGCAGACTGTATGATTACTAACTTCCACACACCAAAATCTACGTTATTGATGATGATCTCTGCATTTATGGGTCATGATCTTATGCGTAAAGCCTATGACGAAGCAATTAAAGAAGGTTACCGTTTTTACACTTACGGTGATGCAATGCTGATTTTATAA